The proteins below are encoded in one region of Segatella copri:
- a CDS encoding glycosyltransferase family 4 protein, translated as MDRKVLIIVENLPVPFDTRVWQEATTLAANGYTVSVISPTGKGYDKEYEFLQGVHVYRHKLPKDGNGALGYAREYGAALWHEYRLAKKCYKEVGFDCIHGCNPPDDIWMVAKLFKNKGVDYIFDHHDICPELYEAKFGKTSGMFYKSQLWLERQTYKHCKFAFVTNKSYKKIAIERGGMKPEDVFVLRSGPKLERLKIQEPKNEIKRGKKFMVGYLGVIGQQEGIEYLLKAAKYIKELPGRNDVFWGIVGGGPDVEHMKKLSHDMGLDDIVEFTGRVPDQTLLDYLNTADVCVNSDEYNAMNDKSTMNKVLEYMALGKPLVQFDLTEGRYSAQEASLYAKRNDAEDMAKKILELLDNPKKRKQMGEYGRNRVINELSWEHTSKALLEGYDRYFKMRGK; from the coding sequence ATGGATAGAAAAGTATTAATTATCGTAGAGAACTTGCCTGTGCCATTTGACACTCGTGTCTGGCAGGAGGCAACAACATTGGCAGCAAACGGTTATACGGTTTCTGTAATTAGTCCTACAGGTAAGGGCTATGACAAGGAGTATGAATTCTTGCAGGGTGTACATGTTTATCGCCATAAATTGCCAAAGGATGGGAATGGTGCTTTAGGATATGCTCGTGAGTATGGCGCAGCTTTGTGGCATGAGTATCGTTTGGCAAAGAAATGTTATAAGGAAGTAGGTTTCGACTGTATTCACGGTTGTAATCCACCTGACGATATTTGGATGGTTGCTAAACTCTTTAAGAATAAGGGCGTTGATTATATCTTTGACCATCATGATATCTGTCCTGAGTTGTATGAGGCTAAGTTTGGTAAGACTTCGGGAATGTTCTATAAGAGTCAGTTGTGGTTAGAACGTCAGACCTATAAGCACTGTAAGTTTGCATTTGTAACTAATAAAAGTTATAAGAAGATTGCCATAGAGCGTGGTGGAATGAAACCTGAGGATGTCTTTGTATTGAGAAGTGGTCCAAAGTTGGAGCGTCTGAAGATTCAGGAACCAAAGAATGAAATCAAGCGTGGCAAGAAGTTCATGGTTGGCTATCTTGGTGTAATCGGTCAGCAGGAAGGTATTGAATATCTTTTGAAGGCAGCTAAATATATCAAGGAGTTACCTGGAAGAAATGATGTGTTCTGGGGTATCGTTGGTGGTGGCCCTGATGTAGAGCACATGAAGAAACTGAGTCATGACATGGGCTTGGACGACATCGTAGAATTTACCGGTCGTGTACCTGATCAGACTTTGCTTGACTATTTGAATACTGCTGATGTTTGTGTTAACTCTGATGAATATAATGCTATGAATGACAAGAGTACCATGAATAAGGTGTTGGAGTATATGGCATTGGGCAAACCTTTAGTTCAGTTTGATTTGACAGAGGGTAGATATTCTGCACAGGAGGCATCACTTTATGCTAAGAGAAATGATGCTGAAGATATGGCAAAGAAGATTCTAGAATTGCTTGATAATCCTAAGAAGCGTAAGCAAATGGGTGAATATGGTAGAAATCGTGTCATCAACGAATTGAGCTGGGAGCATACCAGCAAGGCTTTGCTTGAAGGATATGATAGATACTTTAAGATGAGAGGAAAGTAA